A genomic stretch from Desulfolutivibrio sulfodismutans DSM 3696 includes:
- a CDS encoding tetratricopeptide repeat protein has translation MVGRMGRFFAVLACLAGLAGLVGCGTFLGGSDKAAKAPGGEAGAHLQAGDAALAAGQPQKALEAYDRAGKAGADEALVLERQCRAQLAGNAYRAALDACRACLSRQPDDPEALYGAGYASLMLHNPTAAVGYLEKALEARPDMTQAARTLGLAHYQAQNHDQAVAVLEKALETGGTDADTQNNLGLAFLSLNRADEAAAAFQASLSAKDSPRTRNNLGLALCQAGRFEEAYAAFVAAGGEAAAHNNLGVCYRERGMADKAAEEFEQAIARNPRFYRRASENLNRLTTSGVQPPEAQPAATAKTAPDQPKAKGNADGAKSGKKPEKKSDAAGTKAGPAPGQSAPESPAVTPQAAAAPQAGPGPEPVDDRDARAQEKAAAQKAAKPVSAPDAPPVAPAPAPSGQDETRTNAPQTP, from the coding sequence ATGGTTGGTCGCATGGGCCGTTTTTTCGCCGTCTTGGCCTGCCTTGCCGGTCTGGCCGGACTTGTGGGCTGCGGAACCTTTCTCGGCGGTTCGGACAAGGCGGCCAAGGCCCCCGGCGGCGAGGCCGGGGCGCATTTGCAGGCCGGGGACGCCGCCCTGGCCGCCGGGCAGCCGCAAAAAGCCCTGGAGGCCTATGACCGGGCCGGGAAGGCCGGGGCTGATGAGGCCCTGGTGCTGGAGCGCCAATGCCGGGCGCAGCTGGCCGGAAACGCCTACAGGGCCGCCCTGGACGCCTGCCGGGCCTGCCTGTCCCGGCAGCCGGACGATCCCGAGGCCCTCTACGGGGCTGGATACGCCAGCCTGATGCTGCACAACCCGACGGCCGCCGTCGGCTATCTGGAAAAGGCCCTGGAGGCCCGTCCGGACATGACCCAGGCGGCCCGGACCTTGGGGCTGGCCCATTATCAGGCCCAAAATCACGACCAGGCCGTGGCTGTCCTGGAAAAGGCCCTGGAAACGGGCGGGACCGACGCCGACACCCAGAACAATCTCGGGCTGGCCTTTTTGTCCCTGAACCGGGCCGATGAGGCGGCGGCGGCCTTCCAGGCCTCCCTGTCGGCCAAGGATTCCCCCCGCACCCGCAACAACCTCGGACTGGCCCTGTGCCAGGCCGGGCGTTTCGAGGAGGCCTATGCGGCCTTCGTGGCCGCAGGCGGCGAGGCGGCGGCCCACAACAACCTGGGCGTATGCTACCGGGAGCGGGGCATGGCCGACAAGGCGGCTGAGGAATTCGAGCAGGCCATCGCCCGAAATCCCCGTTTCTACCGCAGGGCCTCCGAGAACCTGAACCGGCTGACGACCTCCGGCGTCCAGCCGCCCGAGGCCCAGCCAGCCGCCACGGCGAAAACTGCGCCGGACCAGCCAAAGGCCAAGGGGAATGCGGACGGCGCGAAATCCGGGAAAAAGCCTGAGAAAAAAAGCGACGCAGCCGGGACCAAGGCCGGGCCCGCCCCGGGACAATCCGCCCCGGAGAGCCCCGCTGTGACGCCCCAGGCCGCAGCCGCCCCCCAGGCCGGGCCCGGGCCGGAACCCGTCGATGATCGCGACGCCAGAGCCCAGGAAAAGGCCGCCGCCCAAAAGGCCGCCAAACCCGTTTCCGCCCCCGATGCGCCGCCCGTGGCCCCGGCCCCGGCCCCGAGTGGACAGGACGAAACCCGGACGAACGCGCCGCAAACCCCCTGA
- a CDS encoding TadE/TadG family type IV pilus assembly protein — protein sequence MNAHRTQINQPPVSLRRLGAGGNCRGATVVEMALVLPLLILFITGIFDVANMMRISLGIQHAVRMGVALASSGAGVDTDTRSVEQVETEVKTQLALLGKSVAEGATISVTSWPGSNSAGDGTTGDLGGPCDTVEVKVDYNYPVLESFQAAMMLPMFASEEGGLSAIQPTVALSRAERRLNEPWATCN from the coding sequence ATGAACGCACATCGCACACAAATAAACCAGCCGCCGGTTTCCCTGCGTCGCCTGGGCGCGGGCGGCAACTGCCGGGGGGCCACGGTCGTGGAGATGGCCCTGGTCCTGCCCCTGCTCATCCTGTTCATCACGGGCATCTTCGACGTGGCCAACATGATGCGCATCAGCCTCGGCATACAACACGCCGTGCGCATGGGCGTGGCCCTGGCCTCTTCCGGGGCCGGGGTGGACACGGACACGCGCAGTGTGGAACAGGTCGAGACCGAGGTGAAGACGCAACTGGCCCTTTTGGGAAAAAGTGTGGCAGAGGGCGCGACGATCTCGGTGACGAGCTGGCCGGGCAGCAACTCCGCCGGGGACGGAACCACCGGGGATCTGGGCGGGCCGTGCGACACCGTGGAGGTCAAGGTGGACTATAACTATCCGGTGCTGGAATCGTTCCAGGCCGCCATGATGCTGCCCATGTTCGCGTCCGAGGAGGGCGGCTTGTCCGCGATTCAACCCACTGTTGCCCTCTCCCGGGCCGAGAGGCGGCTCAACGAACCCTGGGCCACCTGCAACTAA
- a CDS encoding TadE/TadG family type IV pilus assembly protein, giving the protein MAGGIARLRPARSCRCPRDHSRRGAITPLLAIALPAIIGAAGLAVDGGRMYLADRALQNAVDAAALAGSMALPEDPDMDQGIAAAAAQEMLSANYPEATMVSAGPGSEVRSACVVGQANVDYLLMGVLGLSSGQVTAKACAGFNNLEIVLVLDTTGSMKGTPIANVKSAATDLVELILPSNTTPSTKIGMVPFRGMVRLRAGVDGVAAGCRNANGTFNNGKLLDVYKAAKYRYPTGSSLNVDSDTCSNISYVEALTTDRASILSRISALSADGAGSGTIISEGIKWGSHVLTPASPFTEGSSDEKYRKIMIVLTDGDTEDGRCGGTYGISYTPNNYWTNSYFGMGLSTTYPAPANFPDCKDGGGLNTAMANEAAAAKALGIEIFSIRFGVSDATDVSLMKQIASSKEGTLDHYFDAPSATDILKVFKLIGRQLGHRLIPYDEAMGTSS; this is encoded by the coding sequence TTGGCGGGTGGAATCGCACGCTTACGGCCAGCACGGTCATGCCGCTGCCCTAGGGACCACAGCCGCCGGGGAGCCATCACGCCGCTTCTGGCCATCGCCCTGCCTGCGATCATCGGCGCGGCGGGTCTGGCCGTGGACGGCGGGCGCATGTACCTGGCCGACCGCGCCCTGCAAAACGCCGTGGACGCGGCGGCCCTGGCCGGGAGCATGGCCCTGCCCGAAGATCCGGACATGGACCAGGGCATCGCTGCGGCTGCGGCCCAGGAGATGCTCTCGGCCAACTATCCCGAGGCCACCATGGTCTCGGCCGGGCCGGGGTCCGAGGTCCGCAGCGCCTGCGTCGTCGGCCAGGCCAACGTGGACTATCTGCTCATGGGCGTTCTCGGACTCAGCAGCGGCCAAGTCACGGCAAAGGCCTGCGCCGGGTTCAACAACCTGGAAATCGTGCTGGTGCTCGACACCACCGGCAGCATGAAGGGCACGCCCATCGCCAACGTCAAGTCGGCGGCCACGGATCTGGTGGAGCTGATCCTGCCCTCCAACACCACCCCCTCCACCAAGATCGGCATGGTGCCGTTTCGGGGCATGGTCCGCCTGCGCGCGGGCGTGGACGGCGTGGCCGCAGGCTGCCGCAACGCCAACGGCACGTTCAACAACGGCAAGCTGCTCGATGTCTACAAGGCCGCCAAGTACCGTTATCCCACGGGATCGTCGCTCAACGTGGACTCCGATACCTGCAGCAACATCTCCTACGTCGAGGCCCTGACCACGGACCGCGCCTCCATCCTGTCGCGTATCTCGGCCCTAAGCGCCGACGGCGCAGGCTCGGGCACGATCATCTCCGAGGGCATCAAGTGGGGCAGCCACGTGCTGACCCCGGCGTCGCCGTTCACCGAGGGCAGCTCGGATGAAAAGTACCGCAAGATCATGATCGTTTTGACCGACGGCGACACCGAGGACGGGCGTTGCGGCGGCACCTACGGCATTTCGTACACCCCCAACAACTACTGGACCAACTCCTATTTCGGCATGGGCCTGTCCACGACCTATCCCGCGCCCGCCAACTTCCCGGACTGCAAGGACGGCGGCGGCCTCAACACGGCCATGGCGAACGAGGCCGCAGCGGCCAAGGCGCTGGGGATCGAGATCTTCTCCATCCGCTTCGGCGTCTCGGACGCCACGGACGTGTCGCTTATGAAGCAGATCGCCTCGTCCAAGGAAGGCACCTTGGACCACTATTTCGACGCCCCGAGCGCTACGGACATCCTCAAGGTGTTCAAGCTCATCGGCCGCCAGCTCGGGCATCGGCTCATTCCCTATGATGAGGCCATGGGAACCTCGTCGTAG
- a CDS encoding TadE/TadG family type IV pilus assembly protein, with the protein MNRPVPGITPTGHDSQRGVAAVEMAVLTAFVLAPLLMILVEGSKILGEYSTILSASREAARLVMRENGDTTGASDLVKNLTSGLDGADPAVEITVTDTESEKNVKVKVDYVYQTVIAAQSQADLPYPDLDMLGGWNRTLTASTVMPLP; encoded by the coding sequence ATGAACAGACCGGTCCCCGGAATAACGCCGACAGGCCACGACTCCCAGCGGGGCGTCGCCGCCGTGGAGATGGCCGTCCTGACCGCCTTCGTCCTGGCCCCGCTGTTGATGATCCTGGTGGAGGGCTCCAAAATTCTTGGAGAATATTCAACGATCCTGTCTGCCTCTCGCGAAGCGGCGCGGCTGGTGATGCGGGAGAACGGCGACACCACGGGCGCGTCGGATCTGGTGAAAAACCTGACCAGCGGCCTGGATGGCGCTGATCCGGCTGTCGAAATCACCGTGACGGATACGGAATCGGAAAAAAACGTGAAAGTGAAGGTGGATTATGTCTACCAGACCGTTATCGCCGCCCAGTCCCAGGCCGACCTACCTTACCCGGATCTGGACATGCTTGGCGGGTGGAATCGCACGCTTACGGCCAGCACGGTCATGCCGCTGCCCTAG
- a CDS encoding type II toxin-antitoxin system HicA family toxin, which yields MKCREFLRRLAALGVVIEPARGKGGHCLARLAGKKAPIPVHGDMDLGPVFIKKLCRQLGIDPKEL from the coding sequence ATGAAGTGCCGGGAGTTTCTCAGGCGTCTTGCCGCCCTCGGGGTGGTGATTGAACCGGCCCGGGGCAAGGGCGGGCACTGCCTGGCGCGCTTGGCCGGGAAAAAGGCCCCCATCCCGGTGCACGGCGACATGGATCTGGGGCCGGTCTTCATCAAGAAACTGTGCCGCCAACTGGGCATCGACCCGAAGGAACTGTAA
- a CDS encoding type II toxin-antitoxin system HicB family antitoxin, giving the protein MRYAVRLTPDENGTVVAEVPELPGVITVGTDASDALDMALDAALTMLCAMMDEAEDIPPPSEIEPGEAFLELPPMAVVKLAVYQGMRDQGVSQLKMAARLHTDPKSVRRLLDLYHRSKWDHLEMALEALGYRAVVRVEPSKVYKGFFGGEVKERVVG; this is encoded by the coding sequence ATGCGCTATGCGGTCAGGCTGACCCCGGACGAAAACGGAACGGTCGTTGCCGAGGTCCCCGAGCTGCCGGGAGTCATCACTGTTGGAACCGACGCATCGGACGCGCTGGATATGGCGCTGGATGCGGCGCTGACCATGCTGTGCGCCATGATGGACGAGGCCGAGGATATCCCGCCGCCCTCGGAAATCGAACCCGGCGAAGCGTTTCTTGAGCTGCCGCCCATGGCCGTGGTGAAGCTGGCCGTGTACCAGGGGATGCGGGACCAGGGCGTGAGCCAGCTCAAGATGGCCGCGCGGCTGCATACTGACCCGAAATCCGTGCGGCGGTTGCTTGATCTGTACCACCGCTCAAAGTGGGATCACCTTGAAATGGCGCTGGAGGCGCTGGGATACCGAGCCGTGGTGCGGGTCGAGCCGTCGAAGGTGTATAAGGGGTTTTTTGGGGGTGAGGTGAAGGAGAGGGTTGTGGGATGA